The Fibrobacter sp. UWR4 DNA window CATCTACGAACGCGAAAACTGCTACGGCGTTATCGTTCAGTTCGGTGGCCAGACTCCGCTTAACTTGGCAATGCGCCTGAAGAAGGCCGGCGCCAATGTGGTGGGTACAAGCCCCGAGGATATCGACCTTGCCGAAGACCGCGACTTCTTCAAGCAGCTGGTTGACAAGGTGGGCATCAAGCAGGCCGCCTCCGGCATTGCTCATAACGTTGAAGAAGCTCTCGCCATTGTCGAAGAGATCGGCTACCCCGTTCTCGTGCGCCCCAGCTTCGTGCTGGGCGGCCGCGGCATGGTGATTGTCTATAAGGAAAAGTACCTCCGCAAGTTCGTGGAAGAAGCCGCAGCCATCGGCGAAGGCAAGCCCATCCTTATCGACCGCTTCCTGGAAGACGCAACCGAACTTGACGTGGACTGCATCAGCGACGGCAAGACCACCGTTGTGGGCGCCATCATGGAACACGTGGAACCCGCAGGTATCCACTCCGGTGACTCCGCAAGCGTTATCCCGCCCATGACCCTCAGCAAGGACCTGCAGGAAAAAGTCCGCGGCTACGCCAAGGAATTCGCAAAGGAACTCCACGTGGTTGGCCTCATGAACATGCAGCTCGCCGTCAAGGATGGCGAACTCTACATGATCGAAGTGAACCCCCGCGCCTCCCGCACCGTGCCCTTCGTCTCCAAGTCCATCGGCGTGCCTCTGGCAAGCTACGCAAGCCGCTGCATGCTGGGCGAAACTCTCGAAGAAATCGGCTTCACCGAAGAAGTCCATGTTCCGTACGTGAGCGTGAAGGAAGCAGTGTTCCCCTTCGTGAAGTTCCCGGGCGTCGACGTGACCCTTTCTCCGGAAATGAAGTCCACCGGCGAAGTCATGAGCCTGGATCGCGACCGCGGCCTAGCCTACCTCAAGAGCCAGCTGGCCTCCGGCAACCGCATTCCGGGCCAGGGCAACATCTTCGTCTCCCTCAAGGACGAGGACAAGGCCCGCGCAGTGCCCCTGATCCGTCAGCTGGTGGAACTGGGCTACGGCCTCTACGCCACCCGCGGCACCTCCACCATGCTCTACAACGAAGGCATCAAGACCCGCGCCGTATTCCGCATTTCCCGCGGCCGCCCGAACCTGCTGGACCTCATCCACGACAAGGAAGTCCAGTGGATCGTGAACACCAGCGACATCCTTTAAAGCGAGGAAAACGAGAACGTTAGCGTTCTCACTTGACGAGCTATTGGATGGCATTCCATGCAAACCGGCGCCGAAGCCATGGTCGATGAAAGCAACGAAGCGAGTCAAGCGAGAATAAGCTCGCTTATTCTCATTTGACGAACGAGGCGATTGCGACAAAGTCGCAAATCCAGATGCGCAGCAAGGCAGTGGTCAGCGGCGTGCCTATCACCACCACCATCGCCGCCCTCACCTCCACCGTTGAAGGCCTCATGGACAAGCACGACTACGGCCGCTTCGAAGTCTGCAGCCTGCAGGAGTATCATCGTCACATCGTGAAGTAAGAGGATGTCATCCCGGACTTGTTCCGGGATCTCCTTTCACTAAAGTGTCATCCTGAGCGAAGCGAAGGATCCAGGGCGTTGCCCTTACGGGCCGGCCCCTTGCGCTATAAAAAGACCGAACTGGAAAAATCCAGTTCGGTCTTTTTGTCGTTCAGCCGCTTCGCGTCCGACCCCATACGGGCTGCGGGGCCTAACGCGAAAGCATTATCAGAACTTCACATCCCTAAGGGAAATCTTGCGCAGCCGGATTCGTGTCGAAGTATTCCCCACAAAAATTTTCCAGTAGTTGACTTCCGCCCAGAAGGTTTCCGCCAAATCGAAGCGCCAGTAACTTAGGGATTTCTTGCGCTTGCCAAACCACCAGTAAAGCCATTTGAGGCGACCGCCATCTGTATGGCGACCAAAGTTTCCGCCCTTCAGAATTTCCCGCAGGAGCCACCGCCCGCGGAATTCGTCGGGCTTACAGAGCATAAAACCATCATCAAGGCCAAACGATTCTCGAAGCAGCCACATGAGGGCCCCCGCAATTTTCCGCAGTCCAAAACGGTCCAGGTTCGCCATCAGCTCGCGGCGATCGCTTTCGCTGGAATGCCTAAGCAACACGTAATAATCTACAACCTGCCGGAGCCCTACTCCGCTGCGTATAAAATGGCGATAGATGTGCGACAGCTGCATGGCCAACGCAAACTTCGTGGAATGGGCGCAGAAACCTTCGGGAACCTCCACCGAGTTCAGGATTTCCCTGTCCAGATACTTCAGCAGCCGCCTTGTCGTAAACGGATTGTAGTTGCCCGAAGACGTACGGAAATGAACTTCCACATCAATTCCACGGTCATTTTTCATGTGGGTGTGGTGCGGCGAAGCCTTCAGCGATTCCTGCATTCCAGTTTCCCGCAGCAAACCCACGACGCTCTTTTTCCCGCCGGAAACCCAGATGTCGATGTCGCCCGGCTGCCGGCAAAGCGGATTCGGGTAAAGGCGGGCATTGGCCTGCCCCTTCAAAACGGCACAACTTCTGCCATGCCCCTTGAAAAACTCCGTGAGCTTTGCGGCTTCCACATTCAAAATCTTGTTCAGGCCACTAAAGGATTCCGCCTCGCTGGCCCACTGGAACATCAGTTCCATGGGAGGACGCAGTTCCTGGGGCAACTTCATCACCCCGTCAAACGCAAGCCCCAGAAGAGTCTGCCGGTCCGCCTCGTTGTAAATGCGTTCCCACTCTTCCGCAGACAGCCGCGGAAAACCATTACACAAAGCATCGGCATTTCCTTCACTCAGGGAGAGCTGTAACAGTTTGAACAGGTTAGAAATCATCAGGTTAAAGGACTTACGCCCTTTCAAGTTCTTCAACAAACTCTTTCAACGTTTTTAATGCAACCACAGGAAAATCAATGTCATTCAAAACCTTGAAATGACTATCGTTTGAAACGATATATTCAGCCTGTCCACAAATCGCGCAATCCACAAACTTGTTGTCATCAGGATCAACCTTAATCAACTCAAAATGCCAACTCGGTTCCACACGCACCAAATTTTTACGGTTTGTCAAAGCTTCAACAACAAGATGTGCCATGCGAGGGGAAGCGTGTTCAGACAAGATTTCCTCGTACTCAAGCAAAATCTCTGTCGACACACATAATTCAATTGAATTACCTAAAAAATCGGTCCATACTTTATGGTACGGACTTCGCGATGGCAAAGCCATCAAGAGGCAATTCGTATCAAGACAAATTCGACGCACTACAAGGCCTTATACGGAGTTCGCCAATGTTCTTTTCCGATACGCTCAATCGCATCGGCATCCAAAGTGCCATCATCCCACAAGCGATCGGCCTCTTCCTGCACCTTTTGGGCATAATATGCGGCAAGAACATCCTTTAATTCAAGGAGTTCTAAATCAGACTTGCAAAATCTGAACATATCTAAAAGATGCAACTGAACTGGATTTAAGGTTTCTGATACCGGCATAAAAAGCCTCCTTCCCTGAATATAAATAAAAACGCCCCTACAGACAAGAGTAAAGCCCCTTCGCAGGGGCTTTTATAGTTCACCGAAATAACGGAAGGTATTTAAACGTTCTTACAATCAACGGAATCAGGCATACCGTTATAGGAAATTCCTCCATGGTAATAACCATCGCTGCTGCTTCCCGACAACAAGCTAGCACGGGCCTTGAGCTTGATTTCCTTCATTTTCGGAGTCTTGTATTCTTTCTTCTGCATATTATTTCCTCTATTTTCCGATTATTATAACATCCAACGATCCCGGCAAATCATCAATCGGATCCTGAGAGCCGCTACCCTGGAGCAGGCTTGTGCGGGCCTTCAGCTTGACGATTTTCATTTCCGGCTTGACATAGCCGCACTTCGGCTTACTTGACAATGACTTTCTTTCCATTATTGTAGTAGGATCCTTTGACGGTGGGCTTTTTGTTGCCGAGGTAACGGCCGTTCAGGTCGAACCAGCGATTTTCTGCGGAGCGGAACTCACCGGTGCGGGTGTTGATGGTCCCGATGACGGTTGTACCCTCTTCGCCCCTGACGACCACATCCAGGGATTCAGGGAGTTCATCGATACTTGCGACGGCTGGAGCCGCCTTGAACAGTGCGGGAGCCATACTGCGAGATTCTCCAGAGTTACCCCCTGCATAATACAGGTAGGCGCGCATGGGATATGCGTAGGCGTTGCTTCCAAGCATTACAAACTGTCCGATACGTGCACCATCACGTTCCTCAGCAGCAAAACCGTATGACCTGCCAATATCACGATCACCTTCGTTCCAGACCTTGAAATCGTATGTGCCCACAAACTGCCAAATACCATCCTCGCTGGACATCGGACGTACACTGTTTAAATCAAATACCACACCGTTTTCCACAATTAGGCCGCCCACATCTTCTTTGGCAACAACAATGTAGGGGGTATTCGCATAAATGTGTCCATCACCTTCTTTGTCAACTTCGTCGAAGACAACCTTCTTCCAGACGCCGTTTTCCTTTACAACACCCTTGAACGAATAGAAGGTGAATCCGGGAACATTGTCTATATGCGTACCAAAGGGCAGCACGATGGTGGAAGGCTTTTCCGCCACAAATTCACGATTGAGAGTCACATCTCCAGTAATCTCGACGGCATCAAGATCGGCATCAATTTTTTTACTGGACTTTCCGTCGATAATTGCCCAAGAGCCATCCGCAGCGATAGTGGCAGAGCCGAAACCGATACGGGTTTTACCGTAGATTGGACGATATGTCTTAGCACCAGTCACATCCTGAATTTCAGGACTCCAGCCAGCAAAGGTGTAGGCATACATTTCATCGTCAGCCTTTTCTGGATTTTCTGGTGGCAAGTCAACGCCTTCAGCCGGAGTGCCATACTCGTATTCACGAGAGATGATTTCGTCACCCTCATCATCTACGAAGGTGAC harbors:
- a CDS encoding nucleotidyltransferase family protein, coding for MKNLKGRKSFNLMISNLFKLLQLSLSEGNADALCNGFPRLSAEEWERIYNEADRQTLLGLAFDGVMKLPQELRPPMELMFQWASEAESFSGLNKILNVEAAKLTEFFKGHGRSCAVLKGQANARLYPNPLCRQPGDIDIWVSGGKKSVVGLLRETGMQESLKASPHHTHMKNDRGIDVEVHFRTSSGNYNPFTTRRLLKYLDREILNSVEVPEGFCAHSTKFALAMQLSHIYRHFIRSGVGLRQVVDYYVLLRHSSESDRRELMANLDRFGLRKIAGALMWLLRESFGLDDGFMLCKPDEFRGRWLLREILKGGNFGRHTDGGRLKWLYWWFGKRKKSLSYWRFDLAETFWAEVNYWKIFVGNTSTRIRLRKISLRDVKF
- a CDS encoding putative toxin-antitoxin system toxin component, PIN family, with amino-acid sequence MRRICLDTNCLLMALPSRSPYHKVWTDFLGNSIELCVSTEILLEYEEILSEHASPRMAHLVVEALTNRKNLVRVEPSWHFELIKVDPDDNKFVDCAICGQAEYIVSNDSHFKVLNDIDFPVVALKTLKEFVEELERA
- a CDS encoding ATP-grasp domain-containing protein, yielding MASQGIEAKPPTVSTDYDTSDKLYFEPLTLEDVMGIYERENCYGVIVQFGGQTPLNLAMRLKKAGANVVGTSPEDIDLAEDRDFFKQLVDKVGIKQAASGIAHNVEEALAIVEEIGYPVLVRPSFVLGGRGMVIVYKEKYLRKFVEEAAAIGEGKPILIDRFLEDATELDVDCISDGKTTVVGAIMEHVEPAGIHSGDSASVIPPMTLSKDLQEKVRGYAKEFAKELHVVGLMNMQLAVKDGELYMIEVNPRASRTVPFVSKSIGVPLASYASRCMLGETLEEIGFTEEVHVPYVSVKEAVFPFVKFPGVDVTLSPEMKSTGEVMSLDRDRGLAYLKSQLASGNRIPGQGNIFVSLKDEDKARAVPLIRQLVELGYGLYATRGTSTMLYNEGIKTRAVFRISRGRPNLLDLIHDKEVQWIVNTSDIL